In one window of Constrictibacter sp. MBR-5 DNA:
- a CDS encoding UGSC family (seleno)protein, whose product METRLLDPTAESAPLMRPRLDPPDSLDGKTVALFDIGKARGSVFLDRLEERLSQQGLKVRRYAKPTNTKVSPVETLQAIATECDLVVEALSDUGSCTSCSLHDIASLDQRGVPGGMIATTEFKAGFEAQARSLGFDGAVVYVPHPIQDRTDEELRAIADDAVEPVLGMLRKG is encoded by the coding sequence ATGGAGACGAGACTGCTCGATCCCACGGCGGAGAGCGCGCCGCTGATGCGGCCGCGCCTCGATCCGCCGGACAGCCTCGACGGCAAGACCGTCGCGCTGTTCGATATCGGCAAGGCGCGCGGCAGCGTCTTCCTCGACCGGCTCGAGGAAAGGCTGTCGCAGCAGGGCCTGAAGGTCCGGCGCTACGCCAAGCCGACGAACACCAAGGTCTCTCCGGTCGAGACGCTGCAGGCGATCGCGACCGAGTGCGACCTCGTCGTCGAGGCATTGAGCGATTGAGGCTCGTGCACGTCGTGCAGTTTGCATGACATCGCGAGCCTCGATCAGCGCGGCGTACCGGGCGGCATGATCGCCACCACCGAGTTCAAGGCGGGCTTCGAGGCGCAGGCCCGCTCGCTGGGCTTCGACGGGGCAGTGGTCTACGTGCCCCACCCGATCCAGGACCGCACCGACGAGGAACTGCGCGCCATCGCCGACGATGCGGTGGAGCCCGTCCTGGGAATGCTGCGGAAGGGGTAA
- a CDS encoding CoA transferase, with translation MPLSGIRVIDAGSFIAGPAAATVMGDFGAEVIKIEPPEGDSYRRLGDSPGNPVSKDDYAWIVESRNKKSIALDLKQPAAREVLATLVKGADVFLTNMPLNVRTRLGIRWEDLSHLNDRLIYASLSAYGEKGDEASKTGFDSTAWWARSGLMDNVRSAPDAPPARSLPGMGDHATAMSLFGAIMLALFRRERTGKGGMVGTSLMANGVWSNAFLAQAMLCGAPFKLRPKREESLNALNNLYEAADGRWFMLAMVSEDRQWPGLLKAIGRPELAADARFVDKPARIANSHALVAELDRTFATRDYAWWQARMDECGVTFGSIAKLGDLETDAQMLATDVIVPLNDPNSAAKNTVGSPIVLEGVTKRPAGAAPGIGEHSDAILESFGFDADAITKLRASGAVK, from the coding sequence ATGCCTCTTTCGGGGATCAGGGTGATCGACGCCGGCAGTTTCATCGCGGGGCCGGCGGCGGCGACGGTCATGGGCGATTTCGGCGCCGAGGTGATCAAGATCGAGCCGCCGGAGGGCGATTCTTACCGCCGGCTGGGCGATTCGCCGGGCAACCCGGTGTCGAAGGACGACTACGCCTGGATCGTCGAGAGCCGGAACAAGAAGAGTATCGCCCTCGACCTCAAGCAGCCGGCGGCGCGCGAGGTGCTCGCGACACTGGTGAAGGGCGCCGACGTCTTTCTCACCAACATGCCGCTCAATGTCCGGACCCGGCTCGGCATCCGCTGGGAGGACCTGTCCCATCTCAACGACCGGCTGATCTACGCCTCGCTCTCCGCCTACGGCGAAAAGGGCGACGAGGCCAGCAAGACCGGGTTCGACAGCACCGCATGGTGGGCGCGCTCCGGCCTGATGGACAATGTCCGGTCGGCACCCGACGCGCCGCCGGCGCGGTCGCTGCCCGGCATGGGCGACCATGCGACGGCGATGTCGCTGTTCGGCGCCATCATGCTGGCCCTGTTCCGGCGCGAGCGGACCGGCAAGGGCGGCATGGTCGGCACCTCGCTGATGGCGAACGGTGTCTGGTCGAACGCCTTCCTGGCCCAGGCGATGCTGTGCGGCGCGCCGTTCAAGCTGCGCCCGAAGCGCGAGGAATCGCTGAACGCGCTCAACAACCTGTACGAGGCGGCGGACGGGCGGTGGTTCATGTTGGCCATGGTTTCCGAGGATCGGCAGTGGCCGGGTCTTCTAAAGGCGATCGGTCGGCCCGAACTCGCCGCCGACGCGCGGTTCGTCGACAAGCCGGCCCGGATCGCCAATTCGCATGCGCTCGTCGCGGAACTCGACAGGACGTTCGCCACCCGCGACTACGCCTGGTGGCAGGCGCGGATGGACGAGTGCGGCGTGACGTTCGGCAGCATCGCCAAGCTCGGCGATCTGGAAACCGATGCGCAGATGCTGGCGACCGACGTGATCGTGCCGCTGAACGATCCGAATTCGGCCGCGAAGAACACCGTCGGCAGTCCGATCGTGCTGGAGGGGGTCACGAAGCGTCCTGCTGGCGCTGCGCCGGGAATCGGCGAGCACAGCGATGCGATCCTGGAGAGCTTCGGGTTCGACGCCGATGCCATCACGAAGCTGCGCGCAAGCGGCGCGGTGAAGTAG
- a CDS encoding N-acyl homoserine lactonase family protein has product MSAEYEVFAVKYGAHTGRPMNINFIDGDPHDTSGAIAYYVWLIRGHGRTVLVDTGMTKEAAASRGRTLDRLPREGLEGLGVSPREVQDVVVTHLHFDHAGTLGDWENARFHLQDEEMDCATGRLMCHERLRHPYDVEDVCTMVRKVYKDEVCFHCGDAEIAPGISVHHIGGHAKGLMSVRVNTRRGHVVLASDAAHLYANMEQQRPFPILYNLGDMLEGWKKLHRLADSPRHIVPGHDPLVMQRYEAAQNGMEDLAVRLDQPPKE; this is encoded by the coding sequence GTGAGTGCCGAGTACGAAGTCTTCGCCGTCAAGTACGGCGCGCATACCGGACGCCCGATGAACATCAATTTCATCGACGGCGACCCGCACGATACCTCCGGCGCGATCGCCTATTACGTCTGGCTGATCCGCGGGCACGGCCGGACGGTGCTCGTCGACACCGGCATGACCAAGGAAGCTGCCGCCTCGCGCGGGCGGACCCTCGACCGACTGCCCCGCGAGGGGCTCGAAGGGCTCGGCGTCAGCCCCCGCGAGGTGCAGGACGTGGTCGTGACGCACCTGCATTTCGACCATGCCGGCACGCTCGGCGATTGGGAGAACGCCCGCTTCCACCTGCAGGACGAGGAGATGGACTGCGCCACGGGCCGGCTCATGTGCCACGAGCGCCTGCGCCATCCCTACGACGTCGAGGACGTCTGTACGATGGTGCGCAAGGTCTACAAGGACGAGGTGTGCTTCCATTGCGGCGACGCGGAGATCGCGCCGGGCATCAGCGTCCACCATATCGGCGGCCATGCGAAGGGCCTGATGTCGGTGCGCGTGAACACCCGGCGCGGCCACGTCGTCCTCGCCTCCGACGCGGCGCATCTCTATGCCAACATGGAGCAGCAGCGCCCCTTCCCGATCCTCTACAATCTCGGCGACATGCTGGAGGGCTGGAAGAAGCTGCACCGGCTCGCCGATTCGCCGCGGCACATCGTCCCTGGTCACGACCCGCTGGTCATGCAGCGCTACGAGGCGGCGCAGAACGGCATGGAGGATCTCGCCGTCAGGCTGGATCAGCCGCCCAAGGAATAG